The Prosthecobacter algae genome includes a region encoding these proteins:
- a CDS encoding biliverdin-producing heme oxygenase: MAFLHLLKTQTAEVHAALETQLDIVRHFESRTSYLKLLEGFFTLYEPLEQRLATAMDWSAEGWDYEGRRKTPWLVEDLAALGLVPQDVAALSRCVDLPDIHCPAAAVGCLYVLEGSTLGGQVITRLLGQHLDIPPDQGGSFFAGYGPETVGRWREFGTWAEAWSTRHPQDHPAAVQAARQTFDVFARWLPS; encoded by the coding sequence ATGGCTTTTCTACACCTGCTCAAAACTCAGACGGCCGAAGTTCATGCTGCGCTGGAAACGCAGTTGGACATCGTGCGTCATTTTGAATCCCGGACCAGCTACCTGAAGCTGCTGGAAGGCTTTTTCACGCTTTATGAGCCGCTGGAACAGCGCCTCGCCACAGCCATGGACTGGTCGGCTGAGGGTTGGGACTATGAGGGGAGGCGAAAGACCCCTTGGCTGGTGGAGGACCTGGCTGCCCTCGGCCTGGTGCCGCAGGATGTCGCCGCGCTTTCCCGTTGTGTGGACCTCCCAGACATTCACTGCCCCGCCGCTGCCGTCGGTTGCCTGTATGTGCTGGAGGGATCCACCCTCGGTGGTCAGGTGATCACCCGCCTGTTAGGCCAGCATCTGGACATTCCGCCCGATCAAGGCGGCAGTTTCTTTGCTGGTTACGGTCCGGAGACCGTGGGGCGCTGGCGCGAATTTGGCACTTGGGCGGAGGCTTGGTCCACCCGCCATCCTCAGGATCATCCCGCAGCGGTGCAGGCTGCGCGGCAAACGTTTGATGTCTTTGCACGCTGGCTTCCTTCATAG
- the glgX gene encoding glycogen debranching protein GlgX, with protein MNSLPALGHGTPYPLGATFKNGGVNFALFSAHAQKVELCLFDSAEGGQETRIELPECTNQIWHGFVPGLAPGQLYGYRVHGPYEPEKGHRFNPHKLLLDPYAKAIGRPLKAWDPCLFGYDLEDDSQDLSFNEQDSATHAPLGMVIDSTFDWEGDASPETPWHRTIIYELHVKGFTQKLNSLPEHLRGTYAGLASDEAMDYLRKLGVTAVELLPIHHHLDDSFLQARGLTNYWGYNTLSYFAFEPSYASTQDPHAAMREFKGMVKRLHEAGIEVILDVVYNHTAESSERGPTLSFRGIDNASYYRLSQEHPRYYEDFTGCGNTLTMENPSGLRLLMDSLRYWVTEMHVDGFRFDLASALARELFGWNKLSSFFDAIGQDPVLSTVKLIAEPWDIGMGGYQVGNFPTGWAEWNGRYRDEVRRCWKGNDRANELSKRLSGSADLYNHSGRGPHASVNFITAHDGFCLRDLVSYNDKHNEANLEESRDGANDNESWNCGHEGETDDANIQSLRLRQAKNLMATLFLSQGVPMMLAGDERWHTQQGNNNAYCQDNDISWLSWELDSTAEEMATFTRELIALRQEQPVLSRKNFLTGQALEEGQPKDVIWWNPEGREMSDDDWDAGFTRCFGMWLPGRALREIGRDHQPRTSDSVFVLINAHYEDVHFTMPAPDEGPWHLRLTTGPLKPDKRARKALRFPVSSRSLAVFISKRATD; from the coding sequence ATGAATTCGCTTCCCGCCCTCGGCCACGGCACTCCCTACCCCCTGGGGGCCACCTTCAAGAATGGAGGGGTCAATTTCGCCCTCTTCTCTGCTCATGCTCAAAAAGTCGAACTATGTCTTTTCGATTCAGCCGAGGGGGGACAGGAAACCCGGATCGAGCTGCCGGAGTGTACCAACCAGATCTGGCATGGCTTTGTCCCCGGACTCGCCCCCGGGCAACTTTACGGCTATCGCGTACACGGCCCCTATGAGCCTGAGAAAGGTCACCGGTTCAACCCCCACAAACTGCTACTGGACCCTTATGCCAAGGCCATTGGCCGTCCGTTGAAGGCCTGGGATCCCTGCCTCTTTGGCTATGACTTGGAAGATGACTCCCAAGACCTGTCCTTCAATGAACAGGACTCAGCCACCCACGCACCGCTGGGCATGGTAATCGACTCCACCTTCGACTGGGAGGGCGACGCTTCTCCAGAGACCCCGTGGCACCGCACCATCATTTACGAGCTGCACGTCAAGGGCTTCACCCAAAAGCTCAACAGTCTCCCAGAGCATCTGCGCGGCACTTATGCCGGGCTGGCCTCCGACGAAGCCATGGATTACCTGCGCAAGCTGGGCGTGACCGCCGTGGAGCTGCTGCCCATCCACCATCACCTGGACGACTCCTTCCTACAGGCGCGCGGCCTAACGAACTATTGGGGATACAACACGCTGTCCTATTTCGCCTTTGAACCCTCCTACGCCTCCACCCAGGATCCGCACGCGGCCATGCGCGAATTCAAGGGCATGGTGAAACGTCTGCACGAAGCCGGAATCGAGGTCATCCTCGACGTGGTTTACAACCACACGGCCGAAAGCAGCGAACGCGGGCCCACCCTCTCCTTTCGTGGCATTGACAATGCTTCCTACTATCGTCTCTCCCAAGAGCACCCGCGCTACTACGAAGACTTCACCGGCTGTGGCAACACCCTGACGATGGAGAACCCCTCCGGCCTGCGCCTGCTGATGGATAGCCTGCGCTACTGGGTCACAGAAATGCATGTGGACGGCTTCCGTTTTGACCTCGCCAGCGCCCTCGCACGTGAGCTTTTTGGCTGGAACAAGCTGAGCTCCTTTTTTGATGCCATCGGCCAGGACCCGGTGCTCTCGACCGTCAAACTCATCGCCGAGCCCTGGGACATCGGCATGGGCGGCTATCAGGTGGGGAACTTCCCAACCGGCTGGGCGGAGTGGAATGGCCGCTACCGCGATGAGGTGCGCCGCTGCTGGAAGGGCAATGACCGCGCCAATGAACTGTCCAAGCGGCTGAGCGGCAGCGCGGATCTCTACAACCACAGCGGCCGCGGCCCCCATGCCAGCGTCAACTTCATCACCGCCCACGACGGCTTCTGCCTGCGCGACCTGGTGAGCTACAACGACAAGCACAACGAAGCCAACCTGGAGGAAAGCCGCGACGGGGCCAACGACAACGAAAGCTGGAACTGCGGTCATGAGGGTGAGACCGACGACGCCAACATCCAGAGCCTGCGCCTGCGCCAGGCTAAGAATCTGATGGCCACCCTCTTCCTCTCCCAAGGCGTGCCGATGATGCTGGCTGGCGACGAACGCTGGCACACCCAGCAGGGCAACAACAACGCCTACTGCCAGGACAACGACATCTCCTGGCTGTCCTGGGAGCTGGACTCCACCGCCGAAGAGATGGCGACTTTTACGCGCGAACTCATCGCCCTCCGGCAGGAGCAACCCGTGCTGTCGCGGAAGAACTTTCTCACCGGCCAAGCACTTGAAGAAGGTCAGCCCAAAGACGTCATCTGGTGGAATCCTGAGGGGCGGGAGATGAGCGACGACGACTGGGATGCAGGCTTCACCCGCTGTTTTGGCATGTGGCTGCCTGGCAGGGCACTGCGCGAAATCGGCCGCGACCACCAGCCCCGCACCAGCGACTCCGTCTTTGTCCTCATCAATGCGCACTATGAGGATGTCCACTTCACCATGCCAGCGCCGGATGAAGGCCCCTGGCATCTGCGCCTGACCACCGGACCCCTGAAACCGGACAAGCGCGCCCGCAAGGCCCTGCGCTTTCCCGTGTCCTCACGCTCCCTGGCCGTATTCATTTCGAAACGGGCCACTGATTGA
- a CDS encoding ATP-binding protein — MISAWNHRRSNPCQCGFYGDTRRDCRCSSVMVQKYRQRISGPLLDRIDLHVEVPIVDFKALTSTQPGESSESIRSRVEKARAIQAARFKGLKGIHTNSAMTPRLIKKHCELDPECSGLMEHAMGQMNFSARAHDRILKVARTLADLKEADKIDADSILEAVNYRTLDRNLWS, encoded by the coding sequence TTGATTTCTGCTTGGAATCACCGCCGCTCAAATCCCTGCCAGTGTGGCTTTTATGGGGACACTCGGCGCGACTGCCGGTGCAGTTCGGTGATGGTGCAGAAGTATCGCCAGCGCATCAGCGGCCCGCTTTTGGACCGCATTGATCTGCATGTGGAGGTGCCCATTGTGGACTTCAAGGCGCTCACCAGCACCCAGCCTGGGGAGTCTTCGGAAAGCATTCGCAGCCGGGTGGAAAAGGCCCGTGCCATCCAGGCCGCACGGTTCAAAGGGTTGAAGGGCATCCACACCAACAGCGCGATGACCCCGCGCCTGATCAAGAAGCACTGCGAGCTGGATCCTGAATGCAGCGGCCTCATGGAACACGCCATGGGCCAGATGAATTTCAGCGCCCGTGCCCATGATCGCATCCTGAAGGTGGCCCGTACCTTGGCCGACTTGAAAGAGGCCGACAAGATCGACGCGGACAGCATCCTGGAAGCCGTGAACTACCGCACCCTGGACAGGAATCTGTGGAGCTGA
- a CDS encoding efflux RND transporter permease subunit codes for MLNSIVSWALNMRVLVVAAALTLMLVGINATKNAPLDVFPEFAPPLVEVQTEAPGLSTEEVDGLVTVPLENSLNGLPFLKTIRSKSVLGLSSVVMIFDAGTDILEARQMVQERLNLAQNRLPAVVKPPVLMAPYSSLSRVLKVGLTSKTLDQMELSELSRWTIRPRLMSVKGVANVAIWGQRDKQFQVLVDPQRLRAAGVTLDAVTRAAADAAVITPGGFVDTPNLRLSVTQLSLITTPDELARTVVEFRNGAPIRLGDVAEVKIGNPAPIGDAVINDGSGILLIVEKQPWGNTLDVTEGVEKALNEMKPALPGVVIDSAIFRPATFIQLSIDHLTEALWLGCLLVVIVLALFLGDWRTTIISITAIPLSLAIALILLRWRGETINTMILAGLIIALGEVVDDAIIDVENILRRLRQNQQLVNPLPRLKVVLDASIEVRSAVVYASVIIVLVFVPVFFLPGLAGTFFRPLALSYILAITASLAVALTLTPALSLMLLKVRNNDHRDPWLTRSLKRGYRVLLPAFSRRPFIAVSLLALAFVGSGWVWHTQLKEEFLPNFKERDFLMHWLEKPNTSVEASTRITKAAATDLLAVPGVLNHGAHIGRAEVADEVVGPDFTELWISLDPAADYDTTIQKVQSVVDGYPGLTRDLLTFLRERIKEVLTGASASIVVRIFGPDLDQLRSHATEVSDLLKEVPGVSALKIEAQTLVPQVTIKLRPESAALHGLTAGQVRTAVSTLISGRKVGEVYQDQRVHDVAVWSVPTVRADYTTLRELLLETPSGGHVKLADIADLAIVPTPNGIKREGASRRIDVTCNVTGRALGEVARDIEQKVHGMAFAAGYHPEILGEWAERQAAQSRLAWLSLASFAGILVLLLADFQSPRLVVLISLTLPFALIGGVLAVWLSGGILSLGSLVGFVTVLGIAARNGILLVSHYRHLEQEEKHPFGMDLILKGSEERLIPILMTASTAALALLPLVLKGDVPGNEIERPMALVILGGLITSTLLNLFFLPALYAKFGKKKIPYWKQLWMLGKDHWG; via the coding sequence ATGCTGAACTCCATTGTCTCTTGGGCACTGAACATGCGCGTGCTTGTCGTAGCGGCGGCGCTGACCCTGATGTTGGTAGGTATCAATGCCACCAAAAACGCACCTCTGGATGTGTTTCCAGAATTCGCTCCGCCTTTGGTTGAAGTGCAGACGGAAGCACCGGGTCTTTCCACGGAAGAAGTGGACGGCTTGGTCACGGTGCCCCTGGAAAACTCCCTGAATGGCCTGCCATTTTTAAAAACGATCCGTTCAAAATCTGTTCTTGGCCTCTCTTCGGTGGTCATGATCTTCGATGCTGGCACGGATATTCTGGAGGCCCGTCAAATGGTGCAGGAGCGGTTGAATCTTGCTCAAAACCGCCTTCCTGCGGTCGTGAAACCGCCGGTGCTTATGGCTCCTTATTCATCGCTGAGTCGAGTATTGAAGGTAGGACTCACTTCAAAAACATTGGATCAGATGGAGCTCAGCGAGCTCTCCAGATGGACCATCCGCCCCCGCCTCATGTCGGTGAAGGGCGTCGCCAATGTGGCTATCTGGGGGCAGCGTGACAAACAGTTTCAGGTCCTTGTTGATCCTCAGCGTCTCCGCGCTGCTGGAGTTACCCTGGATGCGGTGACACGGGCAGCCGCAGATGCCGCTGTAATCACACCAGGAGGTTTTGTGGATACGCCAAACCTGCGTCTGAGTGTTACCCAACTGTCGCTTATCACCACACCCGACGAATTGGCTCGTACGGTCGTCGAATTCCGCAATGGGGCTCCCATTCGCCTGGGAGATGTGGCGGAAGTGAAAATAGGCAACCCTGCTCCGATTGGTGATGCTGTCATTAACGATGGATCGGGCATCCTGCTCATCGTGGAAAAACAGCCGTGGGGTAACACTTTGGACGTGACCGAAGGCGTGGAAAAGGCGCTTAATGAGATGAAGCCTGCCCTGCCCGGTGTTGTCATCGACAGCGCCATCTTTCGGCCTGCCACCTTCATCCAGTTGTCCATTGACCACCTGACAGAAGCTTTATGGCTTGGGTGTCTGCTCGTTGTTATCGTCCTGGCACTGTTTCTTGGTGATTGGCGCACCACCATCATCAGCATCACGGCCATTCCTCTTTCTCTTGCCATTGCGCTCATCCTTCTGCGCTGGCGGGGGGAGACGATCAACACCATGATCCTGGCCGGACTCATCATCGCATTGGGTGAGGTGGTGGATGATGCCATCATCGATGTTGAAAACATTTTGAGGCGTCTTCGCCAAAACCAACAGCTGGTCAACCCTTTGCCCAGGCTCAAGGTCGTGCTCGATGCCTCCATCGAAGTCCGCAGTGCCGTGGTCTATGCCAGCGTGATCATCGTGCTGGTCTTTGTCCCGGTTTTTTTCCTGCCTGGTCTGGCGGGCACCTTTTTCAGACCCCTCGCGCTCTCCTACATATTGGCCATCACCGCCTCGCTGGCAGTCGCTTTGACGCTGACCCCGGCCTTGAGCTTGATGCTTCTTAAAGTGAGGAACAATGATCACAGGGATCCCTGGCTTACCCGCAGCTTGAAGAGGGGGTACCGAGTCCTCCTGCCTGCTTTTTCACGGCGGCCTTTCATCGCCGTGTCACTTCTGGCCCTAGCCTTTGTCGGCTCGGGATGGGTTTGGCATACGCAACTGAAAGAAGAATTTTTGCCTAACTTTAAAGAGCGTGATTTCCTCATGCATTGGTTGGAAAAACCAAATACCTCGGTGGAGGCCAGCACTCGTATCACCAAAGCTGCCGCCACGGATCTTCTAGCCGTGCCTGGGGTGCTCAATCACGGAGCCCACATCGGACGTGCCGAAGTGGCGGACGAGGTCGTGGGGCCTGATTTCACCGAGCTGTGGATCAGTTTGGATCCTGCCGCCGATTACGACACCACCATCCAGAAAGTGCAGTCCGTGGTGGATGGTTATCCAGGCTTGACCAGGGATCTGCTCACCTTCTTGCGTGAGCGTATCAAGGAGGTGCTTACAGGGGCCAGCGCGAGCATTGTTGTCCGTATTTTCGGGCCTGACTTGGATCAGCTGCGAAGCCACGCTACCGAAGTTTCAGACCTGCTCAAAGAGGTCCCCGGCGTTAGCGCCCTCAAGATCGAAGCTCAGACCCTTGTCCCCCAGGTCACCATAAAACTGCGGCCTGAGTCAGCCGCACTGCATGGTCTGACTGCCGGACAAGTCCGGACAGCGGTCAGCACGCTCATCAGTGGCCGCAAAGTCGGCGAAGTTTACCAGGACCAACGGGTGCATGATGTCGCTGTCTGGAGTGTGCCCACAGTTCGGGCCGACTACACCACCCTCCGTGAACTGCTTCTTGAAACTCCATCCGGAGGTCATGTGAAGCTCGCCGACATTGCCGATCTCGCCATTGTGCCAACTCCCAATGGGATCAAAAGAGAAGGGGCCTCCCGCCGCATTGATGTCACGTGCAATGTTACTGGACGCGCGCTCGGTGAAGTGGCCCGTGACATCGAACAGAAGGTGCATGGAATGGCGTTTGCTGCAGGCTACCATCCTGAAATTTTAGGGGAATGGGCCGAACGGCAAGCTGCCCAAAGCCGCCTGGCTTGGCTCTCCCTGGCATCTTTTGCGGGCATCCTGGTTCTCCTCCTGGCGGACTTCCAGTCTCCGCGTCTGGTGGTTCTCATCAGTCTGACTCTGCCCTTTGCCCTCATCGGTGGCGTGCTGGCCGTTTGGTTGAGCGGGGGCATTCTCTCTCTTGGTTCCCTGGTAGGTTTTGTCACCGTTCTTGGTATTGCTGCTCGCAACGGCATCCTGCTCGTCAGCCACTACCGGCACCTGGAACAGGAGGAGAAACACCCCTTTGGCATGGATTTGATTTTGAAGGGTTCTGAAGAACGCCTCATCCCCATCCTCATGACTGCCTCCACTGCCGCCCTGGCCCTGCTTCCGCTCGTGCTTAAAGGGGATGTTCCTGGCAACGAAATCGAACGTCCCATGGCCCTCGTGATCCTTGGCGGTCTAATCACTTCCACTTTGCTCAATTTGTTTTTCCTGCCGGCTCTTTACGCTAAATTTGGCAAGAAAAAGATCCCCTATTGGAAACAACTTTGGATGTTAGGCAAAGACCATTGGGGTTAG
- a CDS encoding membrane fusion protein MtrC has product MKVPVLLSLLFLAMRLHAADASGAPAAVTKENDLVIVTLKPEAEQRLRLKTASVEKRTLAAVRLFSGEVVMPLASSNQPVAPVLGGTLDEVLRLADLQAAADGRILQAKVQLDAARIALERAQKVLNAEAGSVRSVDEAKSALALAEAALVTAHAQRGILGSAVGKDSGPRRLWVRVAVYSGEASLLDAASSASLHSLASPLQRHTATPIVGPATANAQTNTLDWYYEFPADLKLRAGERVAVEIPTVESKIESLVLPFNAVLHDIHGGQWVYEKMEGHRYTRRRVQVARLAGNDAVLSSGPPVGSQVVTDGAAELFGTEFMTGK; this is encoded by the coding sequence ATGAAGGTTCCAGTTCTTCTCAGCCTCTTGTTTCTTGCGATGCGCCTACATGCCGCTGACGCCAGCGGTGCCCCTGCCGCCGTCACCAAAGAAAATGATCTCGTCATAGTGACCCTAAAACCGGAGGCGGAGCAAAGATTGAGGTTAAAAACGGCATCGGTAGAAAAGCGCACCCTTGCTGCCGTGCGCCTATTTTCAGGCGAAGTGGTGATGCCTCTTGCTTCGTCAAACCAGCCGGTGGCCCCGGTTCTGGGAGGAACGCTGGACGAGGTCTTGCGCCTCGCGGATCTTCAAGCTGCGGCGGATGGACGAATCCTTCAGGCAAAGGTTCAGCTGGATGCGGCCAGGATTGCGTTGGAGCGTGCTCAAAAGGTTTTGAATGCGGAAGCTGGCAGTGTGCGTTCAGTGGATGAAGCCAAGTCAGCCTTGGCCCTGGCGGAAGCAGCCTTGGTCACGGCACACGCTCAGCGTGGCATTCTCGGCTCTGCGGTAGGCAAGGATTCCGGGCCCCGGCGTCTATGGGTGCGTGTGGCGGTCTACAGTGGGGAAGCCTCTCTCTTGGATGCTGCTAGTAGCGCCAGCCTGCATTCTCTGGCTTCGCCGCTGCAGCGCCACACGGCCACACCCATCGTGGGGCCGGCCACCGCGAATGCACAGACCAATACGCTGGATTGGTATTATGAGTTTCCCGCGGATCTCAAGCTGCGCGCTGGGGAACGTGTCGCTGTCGAGATTCCTACGGTGGAAAGTAAAATAGAAAGCCTTGTTCTGCCTTTCAATGCGGTGCTCCATGACATCCATGGGGGGCAGTGGGTGTATGAGAAAATGGAAGGCCACCGGTACACGCGCAGACGAGTCCAGGTGGCACGACTGGCTGGTAATGATGCCGTTTTGAGCAGTGGTCCCCCTGTCGGCTCCCAGGTGGTCACAGACGGGGCTGCAGAACTCTTCGGCACCGAGTTTATGACAGGCAAATAA
- a CDS encoding TolC family protein, whose product MKNLVLKIILPFLLGSCVSYQARPLSPDTGDADFVGRSLNDAGLRSFLQEQKAGQGSWNVDSLALAAVYYNPDVALARAEADEAAAAIQTAAQRPNPSLTLGSQFASSMVGVTPWFAAQSIAIPIETAGKRSRRTEQALAMAEAARWRVASRAWMARSRVRAAMLELHSARENIRLLETEQKLHNEAINKLTAQMEAGDVSPFELTQARLSLNRTRLNLQDSQRLAATGEAKLAVAVGLPLNEIRAAILDFTHFKKLPNMDVTTGRRRALTQRADLLALLSDYAASESALRLEIARQYPDLRVTPGYDYNQGQNRWQIGLNVDLPLNRNRGPIAQAEARRKTAEVKFLAQQRMIQGELDIALAAYQASRAKVRTAATLAQEASAAAGTTDRMVEVGEVSALERTRRQLEASNANLALMAATLESQAAAGALEDAMQSPLR is encoded by the coding sequence ATGAAAAATCTCGTTCTGAAGATCATCCTGCCTTTTCTCCTGGGTTCTTGCGTGAGCTATCAAGCTCGGCCTTTGTCTCCAGACACAGGCGACGCAGATTTTGTCGGACGTTCCTTGAATGATGCCGGGCTGCGGAGTTTCCTGCAGGAGCAGAAAGCAGGGCAGGGCTCTTGGAATGTGGATTCTCTGGCCCTCGCCGCAGTCTATTACAATCCCGATGTTGCGCTGGCCCGTGCGGAGGCTGACGAGGCTGCTGCGGCCATCCAAACGGCAGCCCAGAGACCGAACCCATCCCTCACGCTTGGCTCGCAGTTCGCCAGCAGCATGGTGGGGGTGACTCCTTGGTTTGCTGCCCAGAGCATTGCCATCCCTATTGAAACTGCGGGCAAGCGCAGCCGCCGGACGGAGCAGGCTCTGGCCATGGCGGAAGCCGCCCGGTGGAGGGTTGCTTCGCGTGCCTGGATGGCACGATCACGGGTGCGTGCAGCGATGCTGGAATTGCACAGCGCACGTGAAAACATCCGTCTGCTGGAGACCGAACAGAAGCTTCACAATGAAGCCATCAACAAGCTCACCGCGCAGATGGAGGCGGGCGATGTGTCGCCTTTTGAACTGACTCAGGCAAGACTCTCCCTGAACCGCACGCGATTAAACCTGCAGGATTCCCAACGTCTCGCCGCCACGGGGGAGGCAAAGCTCGCAGTTGCCGTAGGACTACCTTTGAATGAGATCCGTGCGGCAATTTTGGATTTCACCCATTTTAAAAAGTTGCCGAATATGGACGTCACTACGGGTCGTCGTCGTGCATTGACTCAGCGGGCCGATCTCCTGGCGCTCTTGTCTGACTACGCCGCTTCAGAGTCCGCTCTCCGGTTGGAAATTGCCCGCCAGTATCCAGACTTGCGCGTCACTCCAGGTTATGACTACAACCAAGGGCAGAACCGTTGGCAGATAGGTCTGAATGTGGACCTGCCGCTCAACCGCAACCGCGGCCCTATCGCCCAGGCGGAAGCCAGACGTAAGACGGCTGAAGTGAAGTTCCTCGCTCAGCAGCGGATGATCCAGGGCGAGCTAGATATCGCATTGGCTGCCTATCAGGCCTCGCGTGCCAAGGTCCGTACAGCAGCCACCTTGGCCCAAGAAGCGTCTGCAGCGGCAGGAACGACCGACCGAATGGTGGAAGTTGGTGAGGTTTCTGCCCTCGAAAGGACGCGGCGCCAGCTTGAAGCCAGCAACGCCAACCTCGCCCTTATGGCCGCCACGCTTGAGTCACAAGCTGCAGCTGGTGCTCTAGAAGATGCCATGCAGTCTCCTCTCCGTTAA
- a CDS encoding HAMP domain-containing sensor histidine kinase: protein MTLRRRILLCYSVTLALSLFIVGFWSWFEFQELYDVVMSGGIDGVKKESPLVESIEIIFFGGFPAALVGIFIGTLMIRRALRPIEALTEVLEKTDTSNLSESVPRSGNGDEIDRMTAVFNSMKSRLGVSFTQAREFTLHASHELKTPLTIMHGTMEQMLGDASTPVHHRERITSMLEEVQRLSGIVGHLAFLAKADAGLLTIAHETVAFDALVQDLTEDAMTLAMASDIAVTLLRCDPVVLRGDRMRLRQLLLNLADNAVKHNHKGGAITLSLESQKDQAVFQIVNTGLLLPPELQERVFERFFRGDAAHGTDVEGSGLGLSIAYSIVQAHGGTLVMDSTPDGRTCMLLRLPSA from the coding sequence ATGACTCTTCGCCGCCGCATCTTGCTTTGTTATTCGGTGACGTTGGCCCTGTCCCTCTTCATCGTCGGTTTCTGGAGCTGGTTTGAATTTCAGGAGCTCTATGACGTTGTCATGAGCGGCGGAATCGACGGTGTCAAAAAAGAGAGTCCTTTGGTGGAGAGTATCGAGATCATCTTTTTCGGAGGGTTTCCAGCGGCCTTGGTCGGGATTTTTATTGGAACTCTCATGATCCGGCGGGCTCTGCGTCCCATCGAGGCATTGACAGAGGTGCTGGAGAAGACTGACACCTCAAATCTTTCAGAGTCGGTGCCTCGCAGTGGCAATGGGGACGAAATTGACCGCATGACGGCTGTTTTTAACAGTATGAAAAGCCGCCTGGGAGTGTCGTTTACACAAGCGCGCGAGTTCACCTTGCATGCCTCTCATGAATTGAAAACACCGCTGACCATCATGCACGGAACGATGGAGCAGATGCTGGGGGATGCCTCCACCCCGGTTCACCACCGTGAACGCATCACCTCCATGCTTGAAGAGGTTCAGCGACTTTCGGGCATTGTGGGACATTTGGCTTTCCTCGCCAAGGCGGATGCAGGTCTGCTGACCATCGCCCATGAGACCGTGGCCTTTGATGCGCTGGTGCAGGATCTTACGGAAGATGCGATGACGCTGGCCATGGCTTCGGACATTGCGGTCACCCTTCTCAGGTGCGACCCAGTGGTGCTACGTGGGGACCGGATGCGTCTCCGTCAATTGCTGCTCAATCTTGCGGACAATGCAGTGAAGCATAACCACAAGGGCGGTGCTATCACGCTCTCATTGGAGTCTCAAAAGGATCAGGCTGTCTTCCAGATCGTGAATACCGGTTTGCTGCTGCCTCCAGAACTCCAGGAGCGGGTCTTCGAACGTTTCTTCAGGGGCGATGCTGCGCATGGAACCGATGTGGAGGGCAGCGGGCTTGGCTTAAGCATCGCTTATTCAATTGTTCAGGCCCATGGAGGAACTTTGGTCATGGACTCCACGCCCGATGGACGTACCTGCATGTTGTTACGGCTGCCTTCTGCCTGA
- a CDS encoding response regulator transcription factor: protein MTALSFVSSMTAGEELTAMRLLIVEDERKTATLLESALRQEGFEVVWVQDGATGLNEAVKGGFDALIVDVMLPKIDGLNLVRALRAQENKTPILMLSARGEVEQRVEGLDAGADDYLAKPYAMSELLARLRSLMRRNTPPKPSLLALADLTFDTASREVRRAGKRIDLSSRENLLLECLLRAEGRVVSRRDIIGSVWEYDFDPGTNLVDVYVRRLRDKIDRGHIPALIQTVRGLGYALRIQP, encoded by the coding sequence ATGACAGCCCTTTCATTTGTTTCCTCCATGACGGCTGGTGAAGAGTTGACGGCTATGCGACTTTTGATTGTCGAGGATGAACGCAAGACTGCCACCCTTCTGGAGTCCGCTTTGAGACAGGAAGGTTTTGAAGTCGTTTGGGTGCAAGATGGCGCTACCGGACTGAACGAGGCGGTCAAAGGTGGTTTTGATGCCTTGATTGTGGACGTCATGCTGCCAAAAATCGACGGCCTCAACCTTGTTCGCGCACTGCGTGCGCAGGAGAATAAAACGCCGATTCTCATGCTCTCTGCTCGTGGAGAGGTGGAGCAACGCGTGGAGGGGTTGGACGCAGGTGCTGACGATTATCTTGCCAAACCGTACGCCATGTCGGAACTGCTGGCCCGGCTACGTTCCTTGATGAGGAGAAACACCCCGCCCAAACCGAGTCTGCTGGCTCTGGCAGACCTGACGTTTGATACTGCGAGCCGGGAGGTCCGGCGTGCAGGGAAGCGCATCGATCTTTCCTCGCGGGAAAATCTCCTTCTGGAATGTCTTTTGCGTGCTGAGGGGCGTGTGGTGAGCCGTCGCGACATTATAGGCAGTGTTTGGGAGTATGATTTCGATCCAGGAACCAATCTTGTGGATGTCTATGTCCGTCGCCTGCGTGACAAGATTGACCGTGGACACATCCCCGCTCTGATTCAAACTGTGCGTGGTCTCGGCTATGCGCTACGCATCCAGCCATGA